In one window of Nocardia brasiliensis DNA:
- a CDS encoding DUF418 domain-containing protein: MQNDPGRLRIHELDAVRGFALCGILVVNIWQLTDMTAVKAPGELIPLRHVLSILFEGRFFPIFSFLFGLSFALFLDSASARTDRPRLVLIRRLVALGVLGFAHHQSQPGEALLPYAIVGLVILLPATSLPDWLVLLLGAAGVGVAVVLGGGFGLVPGLFLLGLATARYGIADTLDERGRQIAAVFALALPAAVVAAVLEFRISYLDLLASNIPAVAGLLGALAYLTGLLLVLRTEAGAVLSEVLEPLGRMALTNYIGATALVLLIAPHIGLTGSDRYALLLGLAAAIIAVQALFSWGWLKLFRYGPLEWVWRCVTWWELVPARRAPEPSRRW, encoded by the coding sequence ATGCAGAACGATCCCGGCCGATTACGCATCCACGAACTCGATGCCGTGCGCGGATTCGCCCTGTGCGGGATCCTGGTCGTCAACATCTGGCAGCTCACCGACATGACCGCGGTGAAGGCGCCGGGTGAGCTGATCCCGCTGCGACATGTCCTCTCGATCCTGTTCGAGGGACGGTTTTTTCCGATCTTCTCCTTTCTGTTCGGGCTCAGCTTCGCGTTGTTCCTGGACAGCGCGTCGGCGCGGACCGACCGGCCGCGGCTGGTGCTGATCCGGCGCCTGGTCGCCCTCGGCGTGCTCGGGTTCGCGCACCACCAGTCCCAACCGGGCGAGGCGCTGCTGCCCTACGCGATCGTCGGGTTGGTCATCCTGCTGCCCGCCACGAGCCTGCCGGACTGGCTGGTGCTGCTGCTCGGTGCGGCGGGGGTGGGCGTGGCGGTGGTGCTCGGCGGCGGCTTCGGTCTGGTGCCGGGACTGTTCCTGCTCGGCCTGGCGACCGCCCGCTACGGGATCGCGGACACCCTCGACGAGCGCGGCAGGCAGATCGCCGCGGTGTTCGCGCTCGCCCTGCCCGCCGCCGTGGTGGCGGCCGTGCTGGAGTTCCGCATCTCCTATCTTGACCTGCTGGCCAGCAATATCCCCGCGGTCGCCGGCCTGCTCGGCGCCCTCGCGTATCTGACCGGATTGCTGCTGGTGCTGCGCACCGAAGCGGGCGCGGTGCTCTCGGAGGTGCTCGAGCCCCTGGGGCGGATGGCGCTCACCAACTACATCGGCGCGACGGCCCTGGTGCTGCTGATCGCCCCGCACATCGGTTTGACCGGTTCGGACCGATACGCCCTGCTGCTGGGCCTGGCGGCCGCGATCATCGCGGTCCAGGCGCTGTTCAGTTGGGGTTGGCTGAAGCTGTTCCGCTACGGCCCGCTGGAATGGGTGTGGCGCTGTGTGACCTGGTGGGAACTGGTGCCCGCGCGCCGCGCGCCCGAGCCGAGCCGGCGGTGGTGA
- a CDS encoding Na+/H+ antiporter: MDQLVLILVILFAAILAEPLADRIGVASAVLMTVFGCVVALLPFAPRVDVAPDLILPLVLPPLLYAAARRTSWRQFAENWGPIALRAVGLVIATAAGVAAVFHAWYPGLPIAAAFALGALVAPPDPVAATALAGSLGLPRRLVVVLGGEGLFNDVTAIVLYGVAIQAVVSGHFSAPRALAEFVVSAVVAVLVGLVLGVAGSKLTDYLGEATWRVALSLLLPFAAYGLAEQLHGSGVLAVLVCALYLTDAVTEFGDPDYRMVGDSFWDIAEMLLSGFAFGLIGLELGAVLEATGDDWPRLLGGAGAVVAVVVGLRLVWLMTTWALGRAWWRRSDVDEPYTWRETIVTWWAGMRGVATVALALAIPIVTDDGADFPGRTEILFTAFAVVLFTLLLQGPTLPLVVRLTGVHADTKRERELERRLWERVVKAQLSRLKEIAAEQHLPEEYYERFRDALRQRMARADPQAADADAKAEEERNMKVAKKLRDIRADVMEAGRREALAARREPGMPPDLVDRVTRRLDLGGR, encoded by the coding sequence ATGGACCAGTTGGTGCTGATATTGGTCATCCTGTTCGCCGCGATCCTCGCCGAGCCGCTGGCCGACCGGATCGGCGTCGCGTCGGCGGTGCTGATGACGGTGTTCGGCTGCGTGGTGGCGCTGCTGCCGTTCGCGCCGCGGGTCGACGTCGCGCCCGATCTGATCCTGCCGCTGGTGTTGCCGCCGCTGCTGTACGCGGCGGCCCGGCGCACCTCGTGGCGGCAGTTCGCGGAGAACTGGGGACCGATCGCGTTGCGTGCGGTCGGACTCGTCATCGCGACCGCGGCGGGGGTGGCCGCGGTGTTCCACGCCTGGTACCCGGGACTGCCGATCGCGGCCGCGTTCGCACTGGGAGCCCTTGTCGCACCGCCTGATCCGGTCGCGGCGACCGCGCTGGCGGGCAGCCTCGGCCTGCCGCGCCGTCTGGTCGTGGTGCTCGGCGGCGAAGGCCTGTTCAACGACGTCACCGCGATCGTGCTCTACGGCGTCGCGATCCAGGCGGTGGTCAGCGGGCATTTCTCGGCGCCGCGAGCGCTGGCGGAGTTCGTGGTCTCGGCGGTGGTCGCGGTCCTTGTCGGCCTGGTGCTCGGTGTCGCGGGCAGCAAACTGACCGACTACCTCGGCGAGGCGACGTGGCGGGTGGCACTGAGTCTGTTGCTGCCGTTCGCGGCCTATGGGCTCGCGGAGCAGTTGCACGGCTCCGGCGTGCTCGCCGTGCTGGTCTGCGCGCTGTATCTGACCGACGCGGTCACCGAGTTCGGCGATCCGGACTATCGGATGGTCGGCGACTCGTTCTGGGACATCGCCGAAATGTTGTTGAGCGGCTTCGCCTTCGGACTCATCGGCCTGGAACTCGGCGCGGTGCTGGAGGCGACCGGCGACGACTGGCCTCGCCTGCTCGGCGGCGCGGGCGCGGTGGTCGCCGTGGTCGTCGGCCTGCGGCTGGTCTGGCTGATGACCACGTGGGCACTCGGCCGCGCGTGGTGGCGCAGGTCCGATGTCGACGAGCCCTACACCTGGCGCGAGACCATCGTCACCTGGTGGGCGGGCATGCGCGGCGTGGCGACCGTGGCGCTGGCACTGGCCATTCCGATCGTCACCGATGACGGCGCGGACTTCCCCGGACGGACCGAGATCCTGTTCACCGCGTTCGCCGTAGTCCTGTTCACCCTGCTGCTGCAGGGGCCGACCCTGCCGCTGGTGGTCCGTCTGACCGGGGTGCACGCCGACACCAAGCGCGAACGCGAACTGGAACGTCGGCTGTGGGAGCGGGTCGTCAAAGCACAGCTGTCCCGGTTGAAAGAGATTGCGGCGGAACAGCATCTGCCCGAAGAGTATTACGAGCGATTCCGCGACGCGCTGCGCCAGCGCATGGCCCGTGCCGACCCGCAGGCCGCGGACGCCGACGCCAAGGCCGAGGAAGAGCGGAACATGAAGGTGGCCAAGAAATTACGGGACATTAGGGCCGATGTCATGGAGGCGGGCCGTCGGGAGGCGCTGGCCGCGCGCCGGGAACCAGGCATGCCACCGGATCTGGTCGACCGGGTGACCAGGCGACTCGATCTCGGTGGCCGCTGA
- a CDS encoding heavy-metal-associated domain-containing protein, translating to MTYTITLHNVTRESASAIESQLRGVNGVDSVDIDVPSETALVNSTLTYGEVLDAIRQTGVAAS from the coding sequence ATGACCTACACGATCACCCTGCACAACGTTACCCGCGAGTCCGCCTCGGCCATCGAATCCCAGCTGCGTGGCGTCAACGGTGTCGACTCCGTCGACATCGACGTACCGTCGGAGACCGCACTGGTGAACTCCACTCTCACCTACGGCGAGGTACTCGACGCGATCCGCCAGACCGGCGTGGCGGCAAGCTGA
- a CDS encoding DUF6131 family protein yields MIILGLILLIAGWLLGIGLLTTAGIILLIIGLVLMVAGSVGRPVGGRRWYY; encoded by the coding sequence ATGATTATTCTCGGACTCATCCTCCTCATCGCCGGGTGGCTGCTCGGAATCGGATTGCTCACCACCGCGGGCATCATCCTGCTCATCATCGGCCTGGTGCTGATGGTGGCGGGTTCGGTGGGTCGTCCCGTCGGTGGCCGTCGCTGGTATTACTAG
- a CDS encoding CsbD family protein translates to MRFEDRIAHQAQAARGSIKKIVGRATGNRRLEGEGRREQARGNLKRATDKFRDAFKR, encoded by the coding sequence ATGAGGTTCGAAGACAGGATCGCCCACCAGGCGCAGGCCGCCCGGGGCAGTATCAAGAAGATCGTCGGCCGGGCCACGGGAAACCGGCGCCTGGAAGGCGAAGGTCGTCGAGAACAGGCTCGCGGAAATCTGAAGCGGGCCACGGACAAATTCAGGGACGCGTTCAAGCGCTGA
- a CDS encoding TetR/AcrR family transcriptional regulator: MTEPTTERKRAPAGAAVRQPQVTAAITDAAFTELAELGYGKLTMEGVARRAGVSKPTLYRRWPTKEQMVLALVEQVAVAAADVPDTGSLRGDLRAFLATTASGFSHPLAARIIPDLLAEGIRTPAIAESLQSVGHSRRAKVGQLLHRAIERGELSPELDLDLALDLCIAPLFWRKLMGGNPTGDAYLDTLVHSLIAAFKASDATS, encoded by the coding sequence ATGACGGAGCCGACGACCGAACGCAAGCGCGCCCCGGCCGGCGCCGCGGTGCGCCAGCCACAGGTCACCGCCGCCATCACCGACGCGGCGTTCACCGAGCTGGCCGAACTCGGATACGGGAAGCTGACGATGGAGGGGGTCGCCCGGCGCGCCGGCGTCAGCAAGCCGACGCTGTATCGGCGGTGGCCGACCAAGGAGCAGATGGTGCTCGCGCTCGTCGAGCAGGTCGCGGTGGCGGCGGCCGATGTCCCCGACACCGGCTCGCTGCGCGGTGACCTGCGGGCGTTTCTCGCCACTACCGCAAGCGGTTTCAGTCACCCGCTGGCGGCGCGCATCATCCCCGATCTGCTCGCCGAGGGCATTCGCACGCCCGCCATCGCCGAAAGCCTGCAGTCGGTCGGGCACAGTCGCCGCGCGAAGGTCGGACAGCTGCTGCACCGCGCCATCGAACGCGGCGAACTGTCACCGGAACTGGACCTCGACCTCGCACTGGACCTGTGCATCGCCCCGCTCTTCTGGCGAAAGCTGATGGGCGGCAACCCAACCGGCGATGCGTACCTGGATACGTTGGTACACAGCCTGATCGCCGCGTTCAAGGCGTCCGACGCGACGTCTTGA
- a CDS encoding alpha/beta hydrolase family protein, whose protein sequence is MKFLFDDESFDFEALRSAGFARHGGAELGEVLATAHRIADGDEAAWLREWRATAERVHAIGSDCLAKGHRMSAREALLRASNYYRTAEFYLRDDPAADPVARELSRRSRETFAQAAELLETPVRRVSIPFGDTGLPGYLFLVDDSGEPRPTVIFNSGFDSTLEESWFVLAAAAVARGYHVLAFDGPGQGQVIREQGLPFRHDWEAVITPVVDFARTVPAIDPDRIVLYGYSLGGYLVARAAAFEHRIAALVLNDGLFDYHGSNVRMMPPFLTEWIESNQDAEALAVAGLMMAYDTTVRWALRNGTWTFGADSAADYIRKTEPYTLAGIAHQIECPTLVLDAENDLFFRGEPKRVYQALTCPKELIVGTAAEGAGEHCHMGATTLTNQRIFDWLDTTFAAYRQRDRQMPETSAS, encoded by the coding sequence ATGAAATTCCTGTTCGACGACGAGTCGTTCGACTTCGAGGCGCTGCGTTCGGCGGGCTTCGCTCGCCACGGCGGCGCCGAGCTTGGCGAGGTGCTGGCGACCGCGCACCGGATCGCCGACGGCGACGAGGCGGCCTGGCTGCGCGAGTGGCGGGCCACCGCCGAGCGGGTGCACGCGATCGGCTCGGACTGCCTGGCCAAGGGGCATCGCATGAGCGCGCGCGAGGCCCTGCTGCGGGCCTCGAACTACTACCGCACCGCGGAGTTCTATCTGCGTGACGACCCGGCCGCGGACCCGGTGGCGCGGGAACTCTCACGTCGCTCGCGTGAAACCTTCGCGCAGGCAGCGGAATTGCTGGAGACCCCGGTGCGACGGGTGTCGATTCCGTTCGGAGACACCGGACTTCCCGGCTACCTGTTCCTGGTCGACGATTCCGGCGAGCCGCGCCCGACGGTGATCTTCAACAGCGGCTTCGACTCGACGCTGGAGGAGTCCTGGTTCGTGCTCGCCGCCGCGGCGGTGGCGCGCGGCTACCACGTCCTCGCCTTCGACGGACCGGGGCAGGGGCAGGTGATCCGCGAGCAGGGACTGCCGTTCCGGCACGACTGGGAGGCGGTGATCACCCCGGTGGTGGACTTCGCGCGGACCGTGCCCGCGATCGACCCGGACCGAATCGTGTTGTACGGCTACAGCTTGGGCGGCTATCTGGTGGCGCGCGCCGCCGCGTTCGAGCACCGCATCGCGGCGCTGGTACTCAACGACGGCCTCTTCGACTACCACGGATCGAATGTGCGCATGATGCCGCCGTTCCTGACCGAATGGATCGAGTCGAACCAGGACGCCGAGGCGCTTGCGGTCGCCGGGCTCATGATGGCCTACGACACCACCGTGCGCTGGGCGCTGCGCAACGGAACCTGGACCTTCGGCGCCGACTCCGCGGCCGACTACATCCGCAAGACCGAGCCGTACACGCTGGCCGGCATCGCGCACCAGATCGAATGTCCCACACTGGTGCTCGACGCCGAGAACGATCTGTTCTTCCGTGGCGAACCCAAGCGGGTCTATCAGGCGCTCACCTGTCCCAAGGAACTGATCGTGGGCACTGCGGCCGAAGGCGCGGGCGAGCACTGCCACATGGGTGCGACCACGCTGACCAACCAGCGCATCTTCGACTGGCTCGACACCACCTTCGCGGCATACCGACAGCGGGACCGTCAGATGCCCGAGACGTCGGCCAGCTGA
- a CDS encoding VIT1/CCC1 transporter family protein — protein sequence MDEDTGAHPHEPHTEGLASKLNWLRAGVLGANDGIVSTAGLVVGVAAATTSTGAVFTAGIAGLSAGAISMAVGEYVSVSTQRDSERALLAKERRELRDEPEYELAELAEIYEAKGLSPETARQVAVELTEHDAFTAHAEAELGLDPTELTNPWHAALSSAIAFTLGALLPLLAILLPPVSARIPVTFVAVIVALALTGSISARLGGSGLGRAVLRVVVGGALAMAVTYGIGQLADVSGI from the coding sequence ATGGACGAAGACACCGGCGCGCACCCGCACGAACCCCACACCGAAGGGCTGGCGTCCAAGCTGAACTGGTTGCGCGCGGGGGTGCTCGGCGCGAACGACGGGATCGTCTCCACCGCGGGGCTGGTCGTCGGCGTCGCCGCGGCCACGACGAGCACCGGCGCGGTATTCACCGCGGGTATCGCGGGCCTGTCGGCCGGCGCGATCTCGATGGCGGTCGGCGAATATGTTTCGGTCAGCACGCAACGCGATTCCGAGCGCGCACTGCTCGCCAAGGAGCGGCGGGAACTGCGCGACGAACCCGAATACGAGCTGGCCGAGCTCGCCGAGATCTACGAGGCGAAGGGGCTCTCACCCGAAACCGCCCGCCAGGTCGCCGTGGAACTCACCGAGCACGACGCCTTCACCGCGCACGCCGAGGCCGAACTCGGATTGGACCCCACCGAATTGACCAATCCCTGGCACGCGGCGCTCTCCTCGGCGATCGCGTTCACCCTGGGCGCGCTGCTGCCATTGCTCGCGATCCTGCTGCCCCCGGTGTCGGCGCGGATCCCGGTGACCTTCGTCGCGGTGATCGTGGCGCTGGCGCTCACCGGCTCGATCAGCGCGCGCCTCGGCGGCAGCGGCCTCGGTCGCGCGGTGCTGCGCGTGGTGGTCGGTGGCGCGCTGGCCATGGCCGTGACCTACGGCATCGGTCAGCTGGCCGACGTCTCGGGCATCTGA
- a CDS encoding YdcF family protein produces the protein MRRAGIFFGALLALVVVIGAAGWPVYVHPQTDPLRRADAIVVLGGTAYERFDVGLDLARRGYAPTLLISRSTGPDDHEMDKYCAGRFDFTVNCFIPDPWTTEGEAQEIRRRARQFGWRHIIVVTYTPHVSRARYIVQKCFDGEVTMVASPSDSGLRFWTWMYLRQSAGYLRAFLSPGC, from the coding sequence CTGCGACGCGCGGGAATCTTCTTTGGTGCCCTGCTCGCCCTGGTGGTAGTGATCGGGGCTGCCGGGTGGCCGGTGTACGTCCATCCGCAGACCGACCCGCTGCGGCGCGCCGATGCCATCGTGGTGCTCGGCGGGACCGCCTACGAGCGCTTCGACGTGGGACTCGACCTGGCGCGGCGCGGGTACGCGCCCACGCTGCTGATCTCGCGCTCCACCGGTCCGGACGACCACGAGATGGACAAATACTGCGCGGGGCGGTTCGACTTCACGGTCAACTGCTTCATTCCGGATCCGTGGACCACCGAGGGCGAGGCGCAGGAGATCCGGCGGCGCGCGCGGCAGTTCGGCTGGCGGCACATCATCGTGGTGACCTATACGCCGCACGTGTCGCGGGCCCGCTACATCGTGCAGAAGTGCTTCGACGGCGAGGTGACCATGGTGGCCAGCCCGAGCGACTCGGGCCTGCGCTTCTGGACCTGGATGTACCTGCGGCAGTCGGCGGGGTATCTGCGGGCGTTCCTGTCACCCGGTTGTTGA
- a CDS encoding TetR/AcrR family transcriptional regulator, with translation MARTVDQQAHEQRRHALAEAAWRVIQRDGLEHASVRKVATEAGVSMGSLRHYFSTQSELLAFSLGMVGEGMMDRIRQLNLAADPVDRAAQILLTGLLPTGPRQHTVTKVWLAFLGRVLTEPALRQRSDELYDATAELVAWVVDELAASGVLRAGLDLEREAQRLYVFVDGLTVQALIRPEKMSPHRVRELLREHLAQLCR, from the coding sequence GTGGCTCGAACCGTGGACCAGCAGGCGCACGAGCAGCGACGGCACGCACTCGCCGAGGCCGCCTGGCGGGTGATCCAGCGCGACGGGCTGGAACACGCATCGGTACGCAAGGTCGCCACCGAGGCCGGGGTGTCGATGGGCAGCCTGCGGCACTACTTCTCGACACAGTCCGAGCTGCTCGCGTTCTCGCTCGGCATGGTCGGCGAGGGCATGATGGACCGGATCCGGCAGCTGAACCTGGCCGCCGACCCGGTGGACCGGGCGGCACAGATCCTGCTCACCGGACTGTTGCCGACCGGTCCCCGCCAGCACACCGTGACCAAGGTCTGGTTGGCCTTCTTGGGCCGGGTACTGACCGAGCCCGCGCTGCGGCAGCGCAGCGACGAACTGTACGACGCCACCGCCGAACTCGTCGCCTGGGTGGTGGACGAGCTCGCCGCGAGCGGGGTACTGCGCGCCGGCCTCGATCTCGAACGGGAAGCCCAGCGGCTCTACGTCTTCGTCGACGGTCTCACCGTGCAGGCACTGATCCGACCGGAGAAGATGTCGCCGCACCGCGTGCGGGAGTTGCTCCGCGAACACCTCGCTCAGCTCTGCCGCTGA
- a CDS encoding alpha/beta hydrolase: MTRWFGVVLAVVTLATGACSAAPSRSAGPEWSPCQDVATDGRVWECATITAPRDHRDPGAGTIELALIRTRGADPAKRLGSLVYNPGGPGGSGLDTVAGVVQPFSALLDRYDLVSWDPRGVGRSTPVVCSDTALPERVPRTDAEWAAIDASSEQFADSCVASSGALLPHVGLFDSARDLDLVRAAVGEDQLNYLGVSYGGQLGAAYATLFPHRVGRMLLDAPGTPLRTFRQSLLDQAIGSEAALRDFLAFCVAQGDCPLGATEQEALSRVDAFLASIEAAPLPTGRGTPLTRSVATAALGLGAAAPEAWPRLTTAVTQAFAGNGDELIGYADLFAGLRPDGTRSNFAAINTAANCADYPDSYSVAQVRQLLPEFAAAAPRFGELTALRLAECAHWPVHGVGRASLGGAGAAPILLIGNTGDPEAPFTWVSELAAALPSATLLTYHGVGHGAYGGVNPCVDQTVHAYFHRGSVPAPGRSCP; this comes from the coding sequence ATGACGCGGTGGTTCGGGGTGGTGCTCGCGGTCGTGACGCTCGCCACCGGGGCGTGCTCGGCAGCGCCGTCCCGGTCGGCCGGACCTGAGTGGTCGCCGTGTCAGGACGTCGCGACCGATGGACGAGTGTGGGAATGCGCGACCATCACCGCCCCGCGGGATCACCGCGATCCCGGTGCGGGCACCATCGAGCTCGCCTTGATCCGCACGCGCGGTGCCGATCCCGCGAAACGGCTCGGCTCTCTGGTCTACAACCCCGGCGGTCCCGGCGGTTCCGGCCTGGACACCGTTGCGGGCGTGGTGCAGCCGTTCTCGGCATTGCTCGATCGCTACGACCTGGTGTCATGGGATCCGCGCGGGGTCGGTCGCAGCACCCCGGTCGTCTGCTCGGATACCGCACTGCCCGAACGGGTTCCGCGCACCGACGCGGAATGGGCGGCGATCGACGCGAGCAGCGAGCAGTTCGCCGACTCATGCGTCGCGAGTTCCGGCGCGTTGCTGCCCCACGTCGGCTTGTTCGATTCCGCACGGGACCTGGATCTCGTCCGTGCGGCGGTGGGCGAGGACCAGCTCAACTATCTCGGCGTCTCCTACGGCGGCCAGCTCGGCGCCGCGTACGCCACGCTCTTTCCGCATCGTGTCGGACGCATGCTGCTCGATGCGCCGGGGACTCCGTTGCGCACCTTCAGGCAGAGTCTGCTCGATCAAGCCATCGGCAGCGAGGCCGCGCTGCGCGACTTCCTCGCTTTCTGTGTCGCCCAAGGGGATTGCCCGCTGGGCGCGACCGAGCAGGAAGCTTTGTCCCGAGTGGATGCCTTCCTCGCCAGTATCGAGGCGGCGCCGCTGCCCACCGGGCGCGGTACGCCGCTCACCAGGTCGGTCGCGACCGCAGCCCTCGGCCTCGGTGCCGCCGCGCCCGAGGCGTGGCCGCGGCTGACCACCGCTGTCACGCAGGCCTTCGCGGGCAACGGTGACGAACTCATCGGCTACGCGGACCTTTTCGCCGGCTTGCGACCCGACGGCACCCGCTCCAACTTCGCCGCCATCAACACCGCCGCGAACTGCGCCGATTACCCCGACTCCTATTCCGTCGCCCAGGTTCGCCAGTTGCTTCCCGAATTCGCCGCGGCCGCACCTCGTTTCGGTGAACTGACCGCTCTACGCCTGGCCGAATGCGCCCACTGGCCGGTGCACGGCGTCGGCCGAGCCTCCCTCGGCGGCGCGGGTGCCGCACCCATCCTCCTGATCGGCAACACCGGCGACCCCGAAGCCCCCTTCACCTGGGTATCCGAACTGGCCGCCGCCCTCCCCTCGGCCACCCTCCTCACCTACCACGGTGTAGGCCACGGCGCCTACGGCGGCGTGAACCCCTGCGTCGACCAAACCGTGCACGCCTACTTCCACCGCGGATCGGTCCCCGCCCCCGGACGGTCCTGCCCCTGA